In Serratia liquefaciens ATCC 27592, the genomic stretch GAAGCTGGCTACCGAACGGTAGCTGTTGTAATCCATACTGAACATCGTAGATTCCTTGTGGGTTAAACACGTGTGATCCAACCACTGTAAAGGGCAAGAATATTCGCCCCGGTTCATACTGGCGCAACTTGCAGCGCCCTACAATTCCTTCATGGACCTTGTCCACCTGTCAATGTTTAGCTAATTGCTAAATTTAAAGCAAGCTAAATTTAGCAAAAACGACATTTACCTTTTTGCTAAAGAATGCGATCATCTGGCCATGGAAACCAAAGAAATAAGACGCAATAATTTGCGCGAGCTGATGGCCAGCTACGCCCGGCAGGGTATCAACCAGAATGATTTTGCGGTGCTGGTTGAGTCCTCTTCGCCCACGTTGAGCCAAATCAGCGGTGAAAAGTCCTCCCGTAACCTGGGCGATAATCTCGCCAGGCGGATCGAGGCCAAACTAAACCTGCCCAAGGGCTGGTTCGACGTGTTCCATGAAAAAGAATTGGTGCGCCCGTTCGATAACGTGGCGGCAGAGTCGGATTTTCAACCTGCCCGCCTCAAGCCGGTGGTGTGGGAAGATACCGAACAGGACAAGGAAGAGTTTGTGGAAATTCCCCTGCTGGATATCAATTTTTCTGCCGGCGATGGCTGTTATGAAATTGTCGATCGTGAAGAGTTTTCGCTGATTTTCCGCCGCTACTACCTGCACAAGATGGGGGTGGCGGTGAATGCCGCGCGGATCATCCGCATCTCCGGATCCAGCATGGAGCCCCGGCTGCAAGACGGCGACGTGGTGGGGATCAATACCGATGATACTCGCATCCGCGAAGGGAAAACCTACGCGATTCGCCACGGTAACCTGCTGCGGGTAAAAGTGCTGATCGAACAGCCCGACGGTGGCGTCACTATTCGTTCGTTGAACCGGGAAGAATACCAGGACGAACACCTGAGCTACCCGCAGCGTAAAGACCAACTGGTTGTGCTGGGGCGCGTTTTCTGGTCGTCTTCGTCCTGGTAATGCGAGGATGCAGCAGGCGCCGCTAACCGGCGCCGTGCTGTTATTTGAAATCCACCACCATCTGCTGCTGAATGGACAGGCCCCGGGTCGACTGCACACAACAGGCGATATAGTCGGTAAAACGCGGCGGTTTCGGCATGCCCAGCTTAAGGATTTTGTCATTGCTGAACCGCACGTTGAGCATGGCGAAAGATCCATACAGGCGCATCGCTTTCAGCATCAGGCGTTCATTACATGGCCCGAAAATATCTTTGAGCTGCTTGCGCATTTTCAACAGGGCTTCATAACTGACCTGCGCATAGTGATCGCCGAGCGGAGGCTTCTCCAGCGCAGCGGCAATGGCGCGATCGATGTCCGCGAAGCTAACGCTGCTCTCTTCACCGGCGGAGATATGATAAACGTCGTTATCCAGCGTTTCGCTGTTCAACAGCATCACCATCGCATCAGCACAGTAATCAACCGGGATCACATCGATATTGTCCTGCAGCGAGCACATAAACTTACGCAGCATCAGCGCCATGCTGAACACCCAGAAAATACTGCT encodes the following:
- a CDS encoding LexA family transcriptional regulator, translating into METKEIRRNNLRELMASYARQGINQNDFAVLVESSSPTLSQISGEKSSRNLGDNLARRIEAKLNLPKGWFDVFHEKELVRPFDNVAAESDFQPARLKPVVWEDTEQDKEEFVEIPLLDINFSAGDGCYEIVDREEFSLIFRRYYLHKMGVAVNAARIIRISGSSMEPRLQDGDVVGINTDDTRIREGKTYAIRHGNLLRVKVLIEQPDGGVTIRSLNREEYQDEHLSYPQRKDQLVVLGRVFWSSSSW